The Nitrospirota bacterium genome window below encodes:
- a CDS encoding DUF433 domain-containing protein — protein sequence MKQGEIISNPGILNGKPVVKGTRISVALILQCIASGMTTEDILNAYPTLTREGIEAALDFAARQFQGEEVVVFGDNK from the coding sequence ATGAAACAAGGAGAAATTATTTCTAACCCTGGTATACTCAATGGCAAACCGGTTGTTAAAGGCACCCGCATATCAGTTGCCCTGATATTGCAGTGTATAGCATCCGGTATGACAACAGAAGATATCCTTAATGCTTACCCAACTCTCACGCGTGAGGGAATAGAAGCAGCCCTTGATTTCGCAGCAAGACAGTTTCAAGGTGAGGAGGTTGTCGTGTTTGGAGATAACAAGTAA